A section of the Oryza sativa Japonica Group chromosome 1, ASM3414082v1 genome encodes:
- the LOC4326554 gene encoding serine/threonine-protein kinase 52 produces the protein MRHPGAGGGSGDAGFVRADQIDLKSLDEQLERHLGRPAERAASQHGGSGSRRGESARLGLGEEPPQAPHHQRRREDWEIDPAKLVIRGVIARGTFGTVHRGVYDGQDVAVKMLDWGEDGHRSEREISSLRAAFAQEVAVWHKLDHPNVTKFIGAIMGARDLNIQTEHGHFGMPSNICCVVVEYLAGGALKNFLIKNRRRKLAYKVVVQLALDLARGLSYLHSKKIVHRDVKTENMLLDKSRTVKIADFGVARIEASNPSDMTGETGTLGYMAPEVLNGHPYNRKCDVYSFGICLWEIYCCDMPYPDLSFSEVTSAVVRQNLRPEIPRCCPSSLANVMKRCWDANPDKRPAMAEVVSMLEAIDTSKGGGMIPTDQPQGCFSCFGRHRGP, from the exons ATGAGGCAtcccggcgcgggcggcgggagcggggaCGCCGGGTTCGTCCGGGCGGACCAGATCGACCTCAAGAGCCTCGACGAGCAGCTGgagcgccacctcggccgccccGCGGAGCGGGCCGCGTCGCAGCACGGGGGCAGCGGGAGCCGCCGCGGCGAGTCCGCCAGGCTCGGGCTCGGGGAGGAGCCGCCGCAGGCGCCGCACCATCAGCGGCGCCGGGAGGACTGGGAGATCGACCCCGCCAAGCTCGTCATCAGAGGCGTCATCGCCCGCGGCACGTTCGGCACCGTCCACCGCGGCGTCTACGACGGCCAGGACGTCgctg TCAAAATGCTTGACTGGGGGGAGGATGGCCATAGATCAGAACGAGAAATTTCTTCACTAAGAGCAGCATTTGCACAAGAGGTCGCTGTCTGGCATAAGCTTGATCATCCAAATGTTACCAAG TTTATTGGGGCTATAATGGGTGCAAGAGATTTAAATATACAGACAGAACATGGACATTTTGGCATGCCAAGTAATATTTGCTGCGTTGTTGTCGAGTACCTTGCCGGAGGTGCACTGAAAAATTTTCTGATAAAGAACAGGAGAAGGAAGCTAGCCTATAAAGTTGTGGTCCAATTGGCTCTTGACCTTGCTAGGGG ATTAAGCTATCTTCACTCAAAGAAGATAGTTCATCGTGATGTGAAGACTGAAAATATGCTCCTTGACAAATCAAGAACAGTGAAAATCGCTGATTTTGGTGTTGCACGAATTGAGGCTTCAAATCCTAGTGATATGACGGGTGAAACAGGCACACTTGGTTACATGGCACCCGAG GTTCTCAACGGCCATCCTTACAACAGGAAGTGTGATGTATATAGCTTTGGAATCTGCCTATGGGAGATATACTGCTGCGATATGCCGTATCCTGATCTGAGTTTCTCAGAGGTCACTTCAGCTGTTGTTCGTcag AACTTGAGGCCTGAGATACCGCGCTGCTGCCCTAGCTCCTTGGCCAACGTGATGAAGCGCTGCTGGGACGCGAACCCGGACAAGcggccggcgatggcggaggtGGTGTCCATGCTGGAGGCGATCGACACGTCCAAGGGCGGTGGCATGATCCCGACCGACCAGCCACAGGGATGCTTCTCGTGCTTCGGTCGGCACCGAGGCCCCTGA